One genomic segment of Garra rufa chromosome 13, GarRuf1.0, whole genome shotgun sequence includes these proteins:
- the fez2b gene encoding fasciculation and elongation protein zeta-2 isoform X2 produces the protein MAAPVAALDEDWEDFNEFKAADSHASWTAGPEKSPQTQSFASFDETLSASFPYSSSACTSVSVSAVSELELLRDDEIWNTLTENYGNVMPVDWKTSHTRSLHLPTLNLRPQEKVEGNNLDVSDDEELRDQMDMHTIIISCVNEEPLFTAEQVIEEIEEIMQQSPDDEDHESQSQFDLSLMSHELHTLTHTTSSSSSCEERLRGLCVSELLDRLEEVERQIRGFSEELIDQLAVREELDYEKEVKNTFISALIDVQNRQKEHRELLKKKRKIKTTGSVQRSDRSHVPGTYLTTVIPYDRSSGSPSVEDLQILTKILHAMREDSGTVPALLTDYILKALV, from the exons ATGGCGGCCCCGGTCGCTGCGCTCGATGAAGACTGGGAGGATTTTAACGAATTCAAAGCGGCCGATTCGCACGCCAGCTGGACCGCGGGACCGGAGAAATCGCCGCAGACCCAAAGCTTCGCATCCTTCGACGAGACGCTGAGCGCCAGCTTCCCGTACTCGAGCAGCGCGTGCACGAGCGTCTCTGTGAGCGCAGTGAGTGAGCTAGAGCTGCTGCGCGACGACGA GATATGGAACACTTTGACGGAGAACTACGGCAATGTGATGCCCGTGGACTGGAAAACCTCTCACACTCGTTCACTACACCTGCCCACGCTGAACCTCCGACCTCAGGAG AAAGTGGAGGGCAATAATCTTGACGTGTCTGATGACGAGGAGCTCCGAGATCAGATGGACATGCACACCATCATCATCTCATGTGTGAATGAGGAGCCACTGTTTACTGCAGAACAG GTCATAGAGGAGATCGAAGAGATCATGCAACAATCTCCAGACGATGAGGATCACGAGAGTCAGTCTCAGTTTGACCTCTCCTTGATGTCGCATGagttacacacactcacacacaccacATCCAGCAGCAGCAGCTGTGAGGAGC ggtTGCGTGGTCTCTGCGTGTCTGAGCTGCTAGATCGTCTGGAGGAGGTGGAGCGACAGATCCGTGGTTTCTCCGAGGAGCTGATCGATCAGCTGGCGGTGAGGGAAGAGCTGGACTATGAAAAGGAGGTGAAGAACACGTTCATCTCGGCGCTCATCGACGTGCAGAACCGACAGAAAGAACATCGAGAGCTGCTGAAGAAAAAGAGGAAGATAAAGACCACAGGCAGCGTGCAGAGATCCGACCGCTCGCATGTGCCAGGAACC TATTTGACGACGGTGATCCCGTACGACAGGAGCAGCGGATCGCCGTCTGTAGAAGACCTGCAGATCCTGACCAAGA TTCTTCATGCCATGCGTGAGGACAGTGGCACAGTTCCTGCTCTTCTCACCGACTACATCCTCAAAG CACTGGTGTGA
- the fez2b gene encoding fasciculation and elongation protein zeta-2 isoform X1, with protein sequence MAAPVAALDEDWEDFNEFKAADSHASWTAGPEKSPQTQSFASFDETLSASFPYSSSACTSVSVSAVSELELLRDDEIWNTLTENYGNVMPVDWKTSHTRSLHLPTLNLRPQEKVEGNNLDVSDDEELRDQMDMHTIIISCVNEEPLFTAEQVIEEIEEIMQQSPDDEDHESQSQFDLSLMSHELHTLTHTTSSSSSCEERLRGLCVSELLDRLEEVERQIRGFSEELIDQLAVREELDYEKEVKNTFISALIDVQNRQKEHRELLKKKRKIKTTGSVQRSDRSHVPGTYLTTVIPYDRSSGSPSVEDLQILTKILHAMREDSGTVPALLTDYILKVLCPT encoded by the exons ATGGCGGCCCCGGTCGCTGCGCTCGATGAAGACTGGGAGGATTTTAACGAATTCAAAGCGGCCGATTCGCACGCCAGCTGGACCGCGGGACCGGAGAAATCGCCGCAGACCCAAAGCTTCGCATCCTTCGACGAGACGCTGAGCGCCAGCTTCCCGTACTCGAGCAGCGCGTGCACGAGCGTCTCTGTGAGCGCAGTGAGTGAGCTAGAGCTGCTGCGCGACGACGA GATATGGAACACTTTGACGGAGAACTACGGCAATGTGATGCCCGTGGACTGGAAAACCTCTCACACTCGTTCACTACACCTGCCCACGCTGAACCTCCGACCTCAGGAG AAAGTGGAGGGCAATAATCTTGACGTGTCTGATGACGAGGAGCTCCGAGATCAGATGGACATGCACACCATCATCATCTCATGTGTGAATGAGGAGCCACTGTTTACTGCAGAACAG GTCATAGAGGAGATCGAAGAGATCATGCAACAATCTCCAGACGATGAGGATCACGAGAGTCAGTCTCAGTTTGACCTCTCCTTGATGTCGCATGagttacacacactcacacacaccacATCCAGCAGCAGCAGCTGTGAGGAGC ggtTGCGTGGTCTCTGCGTGTCTGAGCTGCTAGATCGTCTGGAGGAGGTGGAGCGACAGATCCGTGGTTTCTCCGAGGAGCTGATCGATCAGCTGGCGGTGAGGGAAGAGCTGGACTATGAAAAGGAGGTGAAGAACACGTTCATCTCGGCGCTCATCGACGTGCAGAACCGACAGAAAGAACATCGAGAGCTGCTGAAGAAAAAGAGGAAGATAAAGACCACAGGCAGCGTGCAGAGATCCGACCGCTCGCATGTGCCAGGAACC TATTTGACGACGGTGATCCCGTACGACAGGAGCAGCGGATCGCCGTCTGTAGAAGACCTGCAGATCCTGACCAAGA TTCTTCATGCCATGCGTGAGGACAGTGGCACAGTTCCTGCTCTTCTCACCGACTACATCCTCAAAG TGTTGTGTCCCACATAG